In a single window of the Methanolobus psychrophilus R15 genome:
- a CDS encoding DNA repair protein: protein MLNPEKTTQSILKKFEILSDFEKRKIVFWYDKDGTADEEGLAQIGEALVERGIKLHVLKNNFFATKKMLENDDTKSSYLIYSDQAERDPESNWLLDIQLYSARFENSRISDIKSEFGIEGYDLDRFLEKHQQFFASKRRVVPLKKIYQSDWRDEEFTLGFLGVLSGSATTDLKEIIRKILISSLDENSNTLWEDIVRFELAEELWGLVNRYFGYRSEEPTLKKLFLSFVITHISRNTDINLKKYKAYSNSLSNECEIFIKGWMDNSRDSGVFDEYCRQLLEDNSSQLEKYLNAEIPKYDVPKYLEAESLALFDEHVIRRIVDELDNGKEDFEGYLEWIASRKTKHWYPGFENIYSALEYAVKLHQFAKEFSAEDLSSQNLNHFFRNYAERYYLMDYYYRKFYYHYDKDNQKEDLKTTREAIEKLYNNRLLDKLLTRWSELISKEMDGHWNIELIDRQDEFYKLYIRNIINRNDKDKIAVVISDAMRYEVAAELQEILNKDTRGTVELKCMTGSLPSYTKLGMASLLPHERLEYRNQSVFADGISTEGIENRGKILERMTPDSIALGYEDLMNLKRDEARERFKGIRLFYIYHDMIDATGDHSASEHGVFNAAEETISDVKKIIEKLTNAQIINNLIVTADHGFIYQRDNLESVDKVETNGFDKEKVIASSKRFILSEENIDLMNVHKFNMDYVVKSDSKKEMFAYVPQADLRFRMQGANKNFVHGGAAPQEIVVPVLKYSYNTTADLDRKGIKHGKVGVIITNPSRKITSSPFYINILQTEKVTDKLLPRRFRVALWDRDGDEYKVSDEKLVIAEGSSDEASDRQYKVTLTLTGNIENKIYYARLIDEDPTEINRDIIDPMPFEVDLLIVDDF, encoded by the coding sequence ATGTTAAACCCAGAAAAAACCACTCAGAGCATACTTAAGAAATTCGAAATCCTCAGTGACTTCGAGAAGAGGAAGATCGTCTTCTGGTATGATAAGGACGGGACCGCGGATGAGGAGGGGCTTGCACAGATAGGGGAAGCTCTGGTGGAGAGGGGAATTAAGTTGCATGTATTGAAGAATAACTTCTTTGCAACGAAGAAAATGCTGGAGAATGATGATACGAAGTCCAGCTATCTGATCTATTCCGATCAGGCAGAAAGGGACCCGGAATCGAACTGGCTGCTGGACATTCAGCTGTATTCGGCGAGGTTTGAGAACAGCAGGATATCGGACATCAAGAGCGAGTTCGGGATAGAAGGGTATGACCTTGACAGGTTCCTGGAAAAGCACCAGCAGTTCTTTGCGAGCAAGAGGAGGGTCGTGCCGCTTAAGAAGATATACCAGAGCGACTGGAGGGACGAGGAGTTCACACTCGGGTTCTTGGGAGTGCTGTCCGGCTCGGCTACCACGGATCTCAAGGAGATCATCCGGAAGATACTCATCAGCTCGCTGGATGAGAACTCCAATACCCTATGGGAGGACATTGTCAGGTTCGAGCTGGCCGAAGAGTTATGGGGGCTTGTGAACAGGTACTTTGGCTACCGGTCGGAGGAGCCTACTTTAAAGAAGCTCTTCCTGAGCTTTGTGATCACGCACATCTCGAGGAACACGGACATCAACCTCAAGAAGTACAAGGCTTACAGCAATTCCCTCAGCAATGAATGTGAGATATTCATCAAAGGCTGGATGGACAACTCCAGGGATTCGGGAGTCTTTGACGAGTATTGCAGGCAACTGCTTGAAGATAACAGCAGTCAGCTTGAAAAATATCTCAATGCAGAGATCCCGAAGTACGATGTCCCGAAGTATCTCGAAGCGGAATCCCTCGCTTTGTTCGATGAGCATGTCATCCGCAGGATAGTCGATGAGCTCGACAATGGCAAAGAGGACTTTGAAGGCTATCTTGAATGGATAGCCAGCAGGAAGACAAAACACTGGTATCCCGGCTTTGAGAATATCTACAGTGCCCTGGAATATGCCGTAAAGTTACACCAGTTCGCAAAAGAGTTCAGCGCAGAGGACCTCAGCAGCCAGAACCTGAACCACTTCTTCAGGAATTATGCGGAACGCTACTACCTGATGGACTATTACTACCGCAAGTTCTACTATCATTACGACAAAGATAACCAGAAAGAGGACCTCAAAACCACAAGAGAGGCCATAGAAAAGCTCTACAATAACAGGCTCCTCGACAAACTGCTCACAAGATGGAGCGAGCTCATATCCAAAGAGATGGACGGGCACTGGAATATCGAGCTCATCGACCGCCAGGACGAGTTCTACAAGCTCTATATAAGGAACATCATCAACCGTAATGACAAGGACAAGATAGCAGTCGTCATTTCCGATGCCATGCGCTACGAAGTAGCCGCAGAGCTACAGGAGATCCTAAATAAGGACACCAGGGGCACGGTCGAGCTAAAGTGCATGACCGGCTCTCTACCATCATATACCAAGCTGGGCATGGCCAGCCTGCTCCCGCATGAGAGGCTGGAGTACAGGAACCAGAGTGTATTTGCAGATGGCATCAGTACCGAAGGAATCGAGAACCGGGGCAAGATACTGGAGAGGATGACACCCGATTCCATTGCTCTGGGCTATGAAGACCTCATGAACCTGAAAAGAGATGAAGCTCGTGAAAGGTTCAAGGGCATAAGGCTTTTCTATATCTATCATGACATGATCGATGCCACGGGCGATCACTCAGCATCAGAACACGGAGTCTTTAATGCAGCTGAAGAGACAATTTCCGATGTCAAGAAAATCATCGAGAAACTCACCAACGCCCAGATAATCAATAACCTAATTGTCACGGCAGACCATGGTTTCATTTATCAGAGAGATAATCTCGAGAGCGTTGATAAAGTTGAAACTAATGGCTTTGACAAGGAAAAAGTAATAGCTTCAAGCAAGCGCTTCATCCTCAGTGAAGAGAACATCGATCTGATGAACGTCCATAAGTTCAACATGGATTATGTTGTCAAATCTGATAGCAAAAAGGAAATGTTCGCATATGTCCCTCAGGCAGACCTCAGGTTCAGGATGCAGGGTGCCAATAAGAATTTCGTGCATGGCGGAGCTGCTCCTCAGGAAATAGTAGTCCCTGTGCTTAAATACTCATACAACACCACAGCAGACCTTGACAGAAAAGGCATTAAGCACGGTAAAGTAGGGGTAATAATCACCAACCCCAGCCGCAAGATAACAAGCAGCCCGTTCTATATAAACATCCTGCAGACAGAGAAAGTGACTGATAAGCTGCTCCCGAGAAGGTTCAGGGTCGCCTTATGGGACAGGGATGGTGATGAGTACAAAGTGAGCGATGAAAAGCTTGTCATTGCCGAAGGCTCATCAGATGAAGCCTCTGATAGGCAATACAAAGTTACTCTCACACTGACCGGTAATATCGAGAACAAGATATACTATGCAAGACTTATAGATGAAGACCCGACAGAAATCAACAGGGACATAATCGATCCCATGCCCTTTGAAGTTGACCTATTGATAGTCGATGATTTCTAA